The Bubalus kerabau isolate K-KA32 ecotype Philippines breed swamp buffalo chromosome 21, PCC_UOA_SB_1v2, whole genome shotgun sequence DNA segment ACCTCACTTTCACATCCACATTAACTTGATTTTAAATGCAATTAATACATATAGTCAAGGAAGACTAATGGACTACATTCTGCACTTAACCTGGTGGACATTTTCAAATGGCACAAGTGACCAGTGCAAACCTATTTTGCATTGTAAACGACTAAATAAATCTTAATGGATTAAGAATGATCAGCTATCAACACACAAGGGAAATTAAGTGCTGAAATGCCTacattgattattttaaattattagccTTACTCTGTTCTTGAATTTGTATGCTTTTAGTGAGCTTTAACACATTTACAAGACTTATTGACTATAATTACAAGAGAATTCAAGTAATGGACACATCAATTATGAGCAACATGTCTTGACCAGACAGTTGCATAAAGAATTCTAAAAAGAGCTCCATTAGCATCTTCCTCTTACTTTTACTCAGTTTTATCTGCCTTAAGAGGGCATGCTAAGAAAGTACCTATTTTCTGCATATGTGAACAAGCCTAGTTTCTAAAAACCATATCATTTCAGGAACCGAGCAATAACACGATACCAGCAGAGACGATAATGATGCCAACAAATAACTGCATTTGAACTTATTCCCCAGCAGTGGTTCTACTGCCTGAGAAGAGCTGAGATTGAGAGTACAATGTGTATATTTACCTAGATCAATCTTCTGCTGGTGGCCCTGTTGCTTTTGTCAATGAAAAACTTTTATCTATCTTTAATCACCCTCAACTATTAACAATGTTTCATACTCTTTTGTCTGCCTCCTTATAACCATGCACTAAGTTTCAAAAACTGCATGAATCTAAAGTATAGCTTTAATAATAAGCCATTATTTAAAAGTACAGTAAAATAAACCTTAcagttttaatgaaaatatgttcaTTGAAATGTGAATTTATTATTCAAATCCACTCATAAATTCAACCATAGAGACAGAACTTGTCTAAGCAGAGCACAATGATTTAGAAAAGCtgtctatttaaaataaagaatgtatGGCAGGTTTATAGAAACAGtgcagtgaatttttacataaatttAGAATAGTGGCTTATGTATTTTCCacaaaaaaaagtttcaaaaagaaaatttctacCTAAAAATTGAACATTAAAATGGAACACTCCATGAGACAGCACAGAAACTAAATCAAGTGCTACCTCCATGAAAACCAAATCCCCAGGACATATTAACTTTGAAAAGTGTTGACTAATTTTGATCTTTGAGAGCAGAATCCTGTTGCCTGGGAGTTACAGTTTGGGATATAAACTATCTGGCAATGGATACACCTAAATCCCTAAAACTGTAAGGAAATATTCATACTTCATTCTTCAAAAGCCATTTAATAGGTCCTCTGAAACCCAAAGTGCCACTTAACAGACACCCTGGAGAACCAAACACTTAAAGGACTTAGAGACAACTGAAAAGCTGTGAGAGGCAGGAATATAACAAAGGCATCAGAAGGACGAGGCTTTCTGGTCAAAGAAATCTGCCAAACAGCCTGCCTCTGGAATAACTAAGGCTCAGTTAATAACCTGGAGATACGTTGAGTGTCAACCAAGAGCAGAGCCAGGGCCGGGGGGCAGCAGGAGGTGAGCTGGGTGGGGGCTGCCAGGGAGGGGCCGTAAGGACTCCACGTTCGGGGGGAACCCAGGTCCCCACTCGAGCACGCCCCAGCCCTGGTGGGCAAAGAGGTCGCATGGACCTACCTGTGTGCGTGCGAATGTGCGCCAGGAACGCCATCGAGTTGCTACTGCGACACATCTTCCCACAGTACTTGCACACGTTGCCCTGGTTCTCCTCCCTCTCGCGGTTGATCTGCTCAGTGTCCTCCACGATGTACTTGTTCACCTCTCGGAGCAGCTCCTCGTGCTGCCCTTTGATGTGCAGGAACAAATTCTGCTCGGAGTCAAAGGGCTCCGTGCACTTGACGCACTTGAAGGTGGCGCCACCCTCGGGCAGCTCCTCCACGCTGGCCTGCTCATTCCGCATGTGGCCGGCGCTGGCCAGGTGCTGGTGGAGGTTGCTCTCCGTGTAGAAGGACTTGCCGCACAGCAGACAGTGGAAGTGTTTCTCCTTCGTCGGGTGTTTCATGGCTATGTGCACGTTCAGGCCACTCAGACCGTCTGCCAAAAAGCCGCAGTCATCACAGCGAATCCGGGTGGACTCTGCAAAGGAACTACTGTCCgctttcttctttttcacacCTTGAGCACAGTCCTTCAAGGGCAGTTCACTCATCCTCACTCCGGCTGCCACAAGCCCCTCTTGAGACTGGTCGAAGAGCTCCCCATCTTCGGGGTTCTTGATCCTTATTATGGAAGAATCAAATCTGCCGAAACTGTACACGGCCTGCCCTTTATCATCAATACTGATTATAGTTTCATAAACATCATTGTTGTCAATGGTGCTGTCAGAAGCTGGACCATCCTCTTCCAAAATCACTTTGGTTTCATGTCGGGAATTCATCAGAATCTCCTTACTCTCCAGAACGGGATCTTCCGGAACATCTTTCAAGTCCCCTGAACTCTGCATGCTTCCAGCTCTGTCCTGATCACTGCTCCCCAGGTTGAGCAGCTCTCTGGGAGCTGTCAGCATGGCACTCTTGGCTGGATGCTCTCCATCTACAGCTCTGGGACACCCACGTTTGCCAAGGACTTTATCAGCTTTGTCCTCTGCGTTTCCTCCATCACTCTCGCCATATGTGTTTGGACTACTGATGTCATTCAACATACTGTGCCTTTTCTTTGCTGTCTCATGATTCAGAGCTGAGCTTCCTGAGTTTTCATTCTGAAATTTGCTTGGGGAGCCACAATTAGAAGAAATACTAAGGGGTACCATCTCCTCCGGTTTTATAACTTTGTCCTTGGCAAGGGGCTGCTGGAAAGTTTCACAAAAGGAATGATCTTCACTGAGGTTAGACTCTTCCTCAGTCTCAGTTTCTACAGAGTCAGAAGCACAGAATACCTTGGACATATCTAAATTGGTATTCTCATCCAAAATAGAGCAATCAGCGGCATTTCTAGATTTGAGAGTTTCAGAGGGTTGGTCTGAAATAATCTGAAATTCCTCAGAATTCTGTTGCTGCTGCCCTTGGGGAATAATGATGGTTTTGGACACTTCTGAAGAACTGGCTTGTACATTAGTAGAGTTCAGGTAagactgccttttcaccttgtgtTTTTCTGTTGCCGCATGCCTGGTCATCTCCCGTCGAGTCACAGCATAGTAATCACATGCCATGCAATAAAAGGCAAACTCTCTTGTATGTTTCCGTTTTACGTGCAGCTCGAGAGAGGTGGAAGAGTGTGCCTTAAACTCACAGTGTGTACATCTGTTTTCATCTGTACTCGCATCATCTTTCTGGGGGCATGTGTCACCCTGAAGGTCCTCTGGATCCACAGAGGTTTGCTCCTTTTTCTCAATAAGGTGACTGCCAGTCTCCCTATCTTCAGGGTGAAACACGTTCTCAACTTCCACTTCCACTGGATTCCCTTGCTCGAGTGGTGGCTGTTGTGAAACGGAGGTGTCTGCTTCCACTGGAGGGTTGGCAGACTCATCTGCCACACTGGTGTTCTTCCTACTGGCATCAAGGTTACCGCCTTCAGGGCCAACAACAATATCGGAACTCTGTTTTCCACTCGCTTCAATTTCTACACGTCCTTTATGCTTCTTGGTGGCACAATGACGTTCCATGTCTCCCTTGGTTACGGTGTAATACTTACAGACTTTGCATAAATAACTGTACTGGTGACTGTGTTTTCGTCGAATGTGCACAGTCAAGTTCGTGATACTGGAGGCCAGGAGACCACAATGTGAACAGGTCCGAGAGATGTTGCCTTTAGGTCGCCCCCTCTTTGGAGTCGGGGGTGGAGCTAATTCACCCTCTTTGGTAATGACACCGGACATTGACGGTTCCTGGGGAGGCAGGATGCTCTGGTCGAGACAGGACTGCTCCTGGAACTGCACACCTTCTCCGTGGCCTTCTGTCCTCCCATTCCCGGGGACAGTAAGCTCTTCTTTCTTGTCATTTGCACCTATGCAGACCCTTTCAATACATTCCTCAAAGCTTAGGCCAATGttatttttcttagcattttCAAGATGCTTGCTTCTCTTGATGTGTTTCTCCATTCCTTCTTTGCTCAGGGAATAAAGATTACACGCTTTACAAAGAAAGTGATAGTCTTGACCGTGGCGGAGCTTTATGTGTCTCGTGAGAACAGTGGAAGATCTTGTTTTGTAAAAACACTTCTTGCACTGAAACTGAGGCTTACTCGAATGCCTCGCTTCATTTCCGTGGCTTACCCTGGACTTAGCTGGCTCTTCCTGAGCTGATTTTCCGGCCTCACTCGCAGAAACTTTTGCATTTTCTGATTCTAAAGTACTTAAGGGGAACGTCTGTAAAGCTGAATCACCATTAAATGACTGAGAAGACTTTGTCTGACCCAACAAGTGAATGTGCTTCTCAGTTGCTCTGTGTTCCTCCACGTCTTTCTCGGAGGAGAAGAACAGACGACAGGGCGGGCAGAGGAAACCCATACTGTGCTTCTCCTTCATGTGGTCTCTCAGGTCCACCTCGTTCAGGGAAGTAAACGAACAACATTGGCAATGCAGGCCGGAGGCGGTCTGCTGATGCTGGTGGCTGTGCGCGTGCTCCTCCACGTCCCTCCTGGATGCGCTAGAGAAGCCACACGTCTGGCAGTGAAACCGCAACTCGCCCGCGTGGCACCTTGTCACGTGGATCTCCAGCTCCGCCCTGCTTGTGGCTGTGTGACCACAGGCCGAACAAGTGCACGCCACCTGGTGGTCGGGAGCTGGCCTCCCCGCCAGAGAGTTGGAGGAGCCGGGGAGATGCGCGTTTGTCCTGTCCTGCTTCGGGGCCTGGGTCTCTGGGGGTATCAGGCGCGTGTCCCCGTGCAGAGGCGCCGACTCCGCGTCGCTCATTTTTATCGGGGCCCTCAAGTGCTTCGAATACAGCCTCTGCACTTCGTTAGCGCCCCTTTTACTAACTCCTAGGAGCGCACACCTCTTCTTCACCTGGCCCTTCAAAGCGAAGGCGCCAGCACGCCGTCGGAAGCCGCTGCCCAGCACAAGGAAGCCACGCTCGGGCCTGGGTCTTGAGGCTGTGCTGAGGCCGGGGGCTGCCTGGGCCGTGTTTCTGCTGGACTCTAGCCTATCTAGGAGCCTCTCGGAGGTGATAACCACACCCAGCTTTCTGCTCTGGTTCTCGGGATTCCCGGCTGCATCGTGGGAGGTTACGTTTTCTTCAACGACCTCCATTTTCTCTGGAGAGGTGTTCCTGGACGGCCTCATTTCAACCAGCAGCTCGCTGCCGTGCCCACTTTGTTTAGAAAAGCTTCCTCTGAAATCTCTGAATGTGCCCGCTCCAACGCTCCGCAACACTTTTGAGTCGCCGTTCCTGGCTACCGGCCTAGATGCTCTCGGCTTTGTGCGGCCAGCCTTCGCTCCCATGGAACTCGGCTTCTTGGGCAAAGGCTGTTTGGTTAAGATCTGTACGAACCCTCCACGGGCAGCGAGGTTCTGCCGCCGGAGATGTGTTTTGCCGAGACAGTGTGCGTTCAGCAGGTTCTCCTCGGCACACTGAAAGCCGCAGAGCTCACAGGAGAAGGCCCTCAGCGGGCCACGCGCCTGCCCGGCGTGCCCAGGGAAAGCCAGGCCACCGTCGGCAGCGGGGCCACAGGCCTGGTCCTCGGGCCGCAGTGAGGGGCGCGCGGCATGCTTCTCAGCGTGTGGGCAGGAGGCGGGCAAGCAGGCACGTGGGCCCCCGAGGGCACCGCTCCCGCGCATCTCTTTGGTGGGCGAGGGTGGCT contains these protein-coding regions:
- the ZNF407 gene encoding zinc finger protein 407 isoform X4, whose translation is MMDPGKKPGSDEGDRVNEEAEHPSHSASHGVDRGPVSDETADSAENSTNKRGFAESSDLDHIVEEDNGNKRASKRMKLVEAEPLGLGEPGTHGSGSPEGTGPGEGVALPGTGAEPLPSCRDGSPGLPGHPSPGEMAAEKEPAQETTAFLHLGGEPPSPTKEMRGSGALGGPRACLPASCPHAEKHAARPSLRPEDQACGPAADGGLAFPGHAGQARGPLRAFSCELCGFQCAEENLLNAHCLGKTHLRRQNLAARGGFVQILTKQPLPKKPSSMGAKAGRTKPRASRPVARNGDSKVLRSVGAGTFRDFRGSFSKQSGHGSELLVEMRPSRNTSPEKMEVVEENVTSHDAAGNPENQSRKLGVVITSERLLDRLESSRNTAQAAPGLSTASRPRPERGFLVLGSGFRRRAGAFALKGQVKKRCALLGVSKRGANEVQRLYSKHLRAPIKMSDAESAPLHGDTRLIPPETQAPKQDRTNAHLPGSSNSLAGRPAPDHQVACTCSACGHTATSRAELEIHVTRCHAGELRFHCQTCGFSSASRRDVEEHAHSHQHQQTASGLHCQCCSFTSLNEVDLRDHMKEKHSMGFLCPPCRLFFSSEKDVEEHRATEKHIHLLGQTKSSQSFNGDSALQTFPLSTLESENAKVSASEAGKSAQEEPAKSRVSHGNEARHSSKPQFQCKKCFYKTRSSTVLTRHIKLRHGQDYHFLCKACNLYSLSKEGMEKHIKRSKHLENAKKNNIGLSFEECIERVCIGANDKKEELTVPGNGRTEGHGEGVQFQEQSCLDQSILPPQEPSMSGVITKEGELAPPPTPKRGRPKGNISRTCSHCGLLASSITNLTVHIRRKHSHQYSYLCKVCKYYTVTKGDMERHCATKKHKGRVEIEASGKQSSDIVVGPEGGNLDASRKNTSVADESANPPVEADTSVSQQPPLEQGNPVEVEVENVFHPEDRETGSHLIEKKEQTSVDPEDLQGDTCPQKDDASTDENRCTHCEFKAHSSTSLELHVKRKHTREFAFYCMACDYYAVTRREMTRHAATEKHKVKRQSYLNSTNVQASSSEVSKTIIIPQGQQQQNSEEFQIISDQPSETLKSRNAADCSILDENTNLDMSKVFCASDSVETETEEESNLSEDHSFCETFQQPLAKDKVIKPEEMVPLSISSNCGSPSKFQNENSGSSALNHETAKKRHSMLNDISSPNTYGESDGGNAEDKADKVLGKRGCPRAVDGEHPAKSAMLTAPRELLNLGSSDQDRAGSMQSSGDLKDVPEDPVLESKEILMNSRHETKVILEEDGPASDSTIDNNDVYETIISIDDKGQAVYSFGRFDSSIIRIKNPEDGELFDQSQEGLVAAGVRMSELPLKDCAQGVKKKKADSSSFAESTRIRCDDCGFLADGLSGLNVHIAMKHPTKEKHFHCLLCGKSFYTESNLHQHLASAGHMRNEQASVEELPEGGATFKCVKCTEPFDSEQNLFLHIKGQHEELLREVNKYIVEDTEQINREREENQGNVCKYCGKMCRSSNSMAFLAHIRTHTGSKPFKCKICHFATAQLGDARNHVKRHLGMREYKCHVCGVAFVMKKHLNTHLLGKHGVGTPKERKFTCHLCDRSFTEKWALNNHMKLHTGEKPFKCTWPTCHYSFLTASAMKDHYRTHTGEKSFLCDLCGFAGGTRHALTKHRRQHTGEKPFKCDECNFASTTQSHLTRHKRVHTGEKPYRCPWCDYSDGAS
- the ZNF407 gene encoding zinc finger protein 407 isoform X2, whose product is MMDPGKKPGSDEGDRVNEEAEHPSHSASHGVDRGPVSDETADSAENSTNKRGFAESSDLDHIVEEDNGNKRASKRMKLVEAEPLGLGEPGTHGSGSPEGTGPGEGVALPGTGAEPLPSCRDGSPGLPGHPSPGEMAAEKEPAQETTAFLHLGGEPPSPTKEMRGSGALGGPRACLPASCPHAEKHAARPSLRPEDQACGPAADGGLAFPGHAGQARGPLRAFSCELCGFQCAEENLLNAHCLGKTHLRRQNLAARGGFVQILTKQPLPKKPSSMGAKAGRTKPRASRPVARNGDSKVLRSVGAGTFRDFRGSFSKQSGHGSELLVEMRPSRNTSPEKMEVVEENVTSHDAAGNPENQSRKLGVVITSERLLDRLESSRNTAQAAPGLSTASRPRPERGFLVLGSGFRRRAGAFALKGQVKKRCALLGVSKRGANEVQRLYSKHLRAPIKMSDAESAPLHGDTRLIPPETQAPKQDRTNAHLPGSSNSLAGRPAPDHQVACTCSACGHTATSRAELEIHVTRCHAGELRFHCQTCGFSSASRRDVEEHAHSHQHQQTASGLHCQCCSFTSLNEVDLRDHMKEKHSMGFLCPPCRLFFSSEKDVEEHRATEKHIHLLGQTKSSQSFNGDSALQTFPLSTLESENAKVSASEAGKSAQEEPAKSRVSHGNEARHSSKPQFQCKKCFYKTRSSTVLTRHIKLRHGQDYHFLCKACNLYSLSKEGMEKHIKRSKHLENAKKNNIGLSFEECIERVCIGANDKKEELTVPGNGRTEGHGEGVQFQEQSCLDQSILPPQEPSMSGVITKEGELAPPPTPKRGRPKGNISRTCSHCGLLASSITNLTVHIRRKHSHQYSYLCKVCKYYTVTKGDMERHCATKKHKGRVEIEASGKQSSDIVVGPEGGNLDASRKNTSVADESANPPVEADTSVSQQPPLEQGNPVEVEVENVFHPEDRETGSHLIEKKEQTSVDPEDLQGDTCPQKDDASTDENRCTHCEFKAHSSTSLELHVKRKHTREFAFYCMACDYYAVTRREMTRHAATEKHKVKRQSYLNSTNVQASSSEVSKTIIIPQGQQQQNSEEFQIISDQPSETLKSRNAADCSILDENTNLDMSKVFCASDSVETETEEESNLSEDHSFCETFQQPLAKDKVIKPEEMVPLSISSNCGSPSKFQNENSGSSALNHETAKKRHSMLNDISSPNTYGESDGGNAEDKADKVLGKRGCPRAVDGEHPAKSAMLTAPRELLNLGSSDQDRAGSMQSSGDLKDVPEDPVLESKEILMNSRHETKVILEEDGPASDSTIDNNDVYETIISIDDKGQAVYSFGRFDSSIIRIKNPEDGELFDQSQEGLVAAGVRMSELPLKDCAQGVKKKKADSSSFAESTRIRCDDCGFLADGLSGLNVHIAMKHPTKEKHFHCLLCGKSFYTESNLHQHLASAGHMRNEQASVEELPEGGATFKCVKCTEPFDSEQNLFLHIKGQHEELLREVNKYIVEDTEQINREREENQGNVCKYCGKMCRSSNSMAFLAHIRTHTGSKPFKCKICHFATAQLGDARNHVKRHLGMREYKCHVCGVAFVMKKHLNTHLLGKHGVGTPKERKFTCHLCDRSFTEKWALNNHMKLHTGEKPFKCTWPTCHYSFLTASAMKDHYRTHTGEKSFLCDLCGFAGGTRHALTKHRRQHTGEKPFKCDECNFASTTQSHLTRHKRVHTGEKPYRCPWCDYRSNCAENIRKHILHTGKHEGVKMYNCPKCDYGTNVPVEFRNHLKEQHPDIENPDLAYLHAGGTVGEESVPQCKRPQKHGFSPWVWEMP
- the ZNF407 gene encoding zinc finger protein 407 isoform X5, yielding MMDPGKKPGSDEGDRVNEEAEHPSHSASHGVDRGPVSDETADSAENSTNKRGFAESSDLDHIVEEDNGNKRASKRMKLVEAEPLGLGEPGTHGSGSPEGTGPGEGVALPGTGAEPLPSCRDGSPGLPGHPSPGEMAAEKEPAQETTAFLHLGGEPPSPTKEMRGSGALGGPRACLPASCPHAEKHAARPSLRPEDQACGPAADGGLAFPGHAGQARGPLRAFSCELCGFQCAEENLLNAHCLGKTHLRRQNLAARGGFVQILTKQPLPKKPSSMGAKAGRTKPRASRPVARNGDSKVLRSVGAGTFRDFRGSFSKQSGHGSELLVEMRPSRNTSPEKMEVVEENVTSHDAAGNPENQSRKLGVVITSERLLDRLESSRNTAQAAPGLSTASRPRPERGFLVLGSGFRRRAGAFALKGQVKKRCALLGVSKRGANEVQRLYSKHLRAPIKMSDAESAPLHGDTRLIPPETQAPKQDRTNAHLPGSSNSLAGRPAPDHQVACTCSACGHTATSRAELEIHVTRCHAGELRFHCQTCGFSSASRRDVEEHAHSHQHQQTASGLHCQCCSFTSLNEVDLRDHMKEKHSMGFLCPPCRLFFSSEKDVEEHRATEKHIHLLGQTKSSQSFNGDSALQTFPLSTLESENAKVSASEAGKSAQEEPAKSRVSHGNEARHSSKPQFQCKKCFYKTRSSTVLTRHIKLRHGQDYHFLCKACNLYSLSKEGMEKHIKRSKHLENAKKNNIGLSFEECIERVCIGANDKKEELTVPGNGRTEGHGEGVQFQEQSCLDQSILPPQEPSMSGVITKEGELAPPPTPKRGRPKGNISRTCSHCGLLASSITNLTVHIRRKHSHQYSYLCKVCKYYTVTKGDMERHCATKKHKGRVEIEASGKQSSDIVVGPEGGNLDASRKNTSVADESANPPVEADTSVSQQPPLEQGNPVEVEVENVFHPEDRETGSHLIEKKEQTSVDPEDLQGDTCPQKDDASTDENRCTHCEFKAHSSTSLELHVKRKHTREFAFYCMACDYYAVTRREMTRHAATEKHKVKRQSYLNSTNVQASSSEVSKTIIIPQGQQQQNSEEFQIISDQPSETLKSRNAADCSILDENTNLDMSKVFCASDSVETETEEESNLSEDHSFCETFQQPLAKDKVIKPEEMVPLSISSNCGSPSKFQNENSGSSALNHETAKKRHSMLNDISSPNTYGESDGGNAEDKADKVLGKRGCPRAVDGEHPAKSAMLTAPRELLNLGSSDQDRAGSMQSSGDLKDVPEDPVLESKEILMNSRHETKVILEEDGPASDSTIDNNDVYETIISIDDKGQAVYSFGRFDSSIIRIKNPEDGELFDQSQEGLVAAGVRMSELPLKDCAQGVKKKKADSSSFAESTRIRCDDCGFLADGLSGLNVHIAMKHPTKEKHFHCLLCGKSFYTESNLHQHLASAGHMRNEQASVEELPEGGATFKCVKCTEPFDSEQNLFLHIKGQHEELLREVNKYIVEDTEQINREREENQGNVCKYCGKMCRSSNSMAFLAHIRTHTGSKPFKCKICHFATAQLGDARNHVKRHLGMREYKCHVCGVAFVMKKHLNTHLLGKHGVGTPKERLYVP
- the ZNF407 gene encoding zinc finger protein 407 isoform X1, which produces MMDPGKKPGSDEGDRVNEEAEHPSHSASHGVDRGPVSDETADSAENSTNKRGFAESSDLDHIVEEDNGNKRASKRMKLVEAEPLGLGEPGTHGSGSPEGTGPGEGVALPGTGAEPLPSCRDGSPGLPGHPSPGEMAAEKEPAQETTAFLHLGGEPPSPTKEMRGSGALGGPRACLPASCPHAEKHAARPSLRPEDQACGPAADGGLAFPGHAGQARGPLRAFSCELCGFQCAEENLLNAHCLGKTHLRRQNLAARGGFVQILTKQPLPKKPSSMGAKAGRTKPRASRPVARNGDSKVLRSVGAGTFRDFRGSFSKQSGHGSELLVEMRPSRNTSPEKMEVVEENVTSHDAAGNPENQSRKLGVVITSERLLDRLESSRNTAQAAPGLSTASRPRPERGFLVLGSGFRRRAGAFALKGQVKKRCALLGVSKRGANEVQRLYSKHLRAPIKMSDAESAPLHGDTRLIPPETQAPKQDRTNAHLPGSSNSLAGRPAPDHQVACTCSACGHTATSRAELEIHVTRCHAGELRFHCQTCGFSSASRRDVEEHAHSHQHQQTASGLHCQCCSFTSLNEVDLRDHMKEKHSMGFLCPPCRLFFSSEKDVEEHRATEKHIHLLGQTKSSQSFNGDSALQTFPLSTLESENAKVSASEAGKSAQEEPAKSRVSHGNEARHSSKPQFQCKKCFYKTRSSTVLTRHIKLRHGQDYHFLCKACNLYSLSKEGMEKHIKRSKHLENAKKNNIGLSFEECIERVCIGANDKKEELTVPGNGRTEGHGEGVQFQEQSCLDQSILPPQEPSMSGVITKEGELAPPPTPKRGRPKGNISRTCSHCGLLASSITNLTVHIRRKHSHQYSYLCKVCKYYTVTKGDMERHCATKKHKGRVEIEASGKQSSDIVVGPEGGNLDASRKNTSVADESANPPVEADTSVSQQPPLEQGNPVEVEVENVFHPEDRETGSHLIEKKEQTSVDPEDLQGDTCPQKDDASTDENRCTHCEFKAHSSTSLELHVKRKHTREFAFYCMACDYYAVTRREMTRHAATEKHKVKRQSYLNSTNVQASSSEVSKTIIIPQGQQQQNSEEFQIISDQPSETLKSRNAADCSILDENTNLDMSKVFCASDSVETETEEESNLSEDHSFCETFQQPLAKDKVIKPEEMVPLSISSNCGSPSKFQNENSGSSALNHETAKKRHSMLNDISSPNTYGESDGGNAEDKADKVLGKRGCPRAVDGEHPAKSAMLTAPRELLNLGSSDQDRAGSMQSSGDLKDVPEDPVLESKEILMNSRHETKVILEEDGPASDSTIDNNDVYETIISIDDKGQAVYSFGRFDSSIIRIKNPEDGELFDQSQEGLVAAGVRMSELPLKDCAQGVKKKKADSSSFAESTRIRCDDCGFLADGLSGLNVHIAMKHPTKEKHFHCLLCGKSFYTESNLHQHLASAGHMRNEQASVEELPEGGATFKCVKCTEPFDSEQNLFLHIKGQHEELLREVNKYIVEDTEQINREREENQGNVCKYCGKMCRSSNSMAFLAHIRTHTGSKPFKCKICHFATAQLGDARNHVKRHLGMREYKCHVCGVAFVMKKHLNTHLLGKHGVGTPKERKFTCHLCDRSFTEKWALNNHMKLHTGEKPFKCTWPTCHYSFLTASAMKDHYRTHTGEKSFLCDLCGFAGGTRHALTKHRRQHTGEKPFKCDECNFASTTQSHLTRHKRVHTGEKPYRCPWCDYRSNCAENIRKHILHTGKHEGVKMYNCPKCDYGTNVPVEFRNHLKEQHPDIENPDLAYLHAGIVSKSYECRLKGQGATFVETDSPFTAAALAEESPVKDRPLRSSRRSAAPPEPVQQVIIIQGYEGEFALDASVEETAAATLQTLALAGQVARVVHITEDGQVITAGQSGAQGGSGAPSPGLPEPLADGATQVVVVGGSMEGHGMDEPLSPSGVIQQVTKQEILGLAEAGVPPPDAASALDALLCAVTELGGAEGPVAAEEKGGAGPRDLLVQLPGQEAATPAAPEIHVFHDGPDGAAAAEPVEVLTQLVRPAAVIASQERAQVAFKKVVQGMLQFAVCDSAAAGQLMKDGVTQVIVNEEGTVHMLAREGSQIIMQEAEARGSHVDLAEADGEISQIIVTEELVQAMVQESGGGFPEGATHYIVTELPPSVQDEPAVYSHTVIEAAGSQELLQAGAVVPSGAEQLTSMVIYTQEGSPAAAVIQSQRDSSEVHEA
- the ZNF407 gene encoding zinc finger protein 407 isoform X3; translation: MMDPGKKPGSDEGDRVNEEAEHPSHSASHGVDRGPVSDETADSAENSTNKRGFAESSDLDHIVEEDNGNKRASKRMKLVEAEPLGLGEPGTHGSGSPEGTGPGEGVALPGTGAEPLPSCRDGSPGLPGHPSPGEMAAEKEPAQETTAFLHLGGEPPSPTKEMRGSGALGGPRACLPASCPHAEKHAARPSLRPEDQACGPAADGGLAFPGHAGQARGPLRAFSCELCGFQCAEENLLNAHCLGKTHLRRQNLAARGGFVQILTKQPLPKKPSSMGAKAGRTKPRASRPVARNGDSKVLRSVGAGTFRDFRGSFSKQSGHGSELLVEMRPSRNTSPEKMEVVEENVTSHDAAGNPENQSRKLGVVITSERLLDRLESSRNTAQAAPGLSTASRPRPERGFLVLGSGFRRRAGAFALKGQVKKRCALLGVSKRGANEVQRLYSKHLRAPIKMSDAESAPLHGDTRLIPPETQAPKQDRTNAHLPGSSNSLAGRPAPDHQVACTCSACGHTATSRAELEIHVTRCHAGELRFHCQTCGFSSASRRDVEEHAHSHQHQQTASGLHCQCCSFTSLNEVDLRDHMKEKHSMGFLCPPCRLFFSSEKDVEEHRATEKHIHLLGQTKSSQSFNGDSALQTFPLSTLESENAKVSASEAGKSAQEEPAKSRVSHGNEARHSSKPQFQCKKCFYKTRSSTVLTRHIKLRHGQDYHFLCKACNLYSLSKEGMEKHIKRSKHLENAKKNNIGLSFEECIERVCIGANDKKEELTVPGNGRTEGHGEGVQFQEQSCLDQSILPPQEPSMSGVITKEGELAPPPTPKRGRPKGNISRTCSHCGLLASSITNLTVHIRRKHSHQYSYLCKVCKYYTVTKGDMERHCATKKHKGRVEIEASGKQSSDIVVGPEGGNLDASRKNTSVADESANPPVEADTSVSQQPPLEQGNPVEVEVENVFHPEDRETGSHLIEKKEQTSVDPEDLQGDTCPQKDDASTDENRCTHCEFKAHSSTSLELHVKRKHTREFAFYCMACDYYAVTRREMTRHAATEKHKVKRQSYLNSTNVQASSSEVSKTIIIPQGQQQQNSEEFQIISDQPSETLKSRNAADCSILDENTNLDMSKVFCASDSVETETEEESNLSEDHSFCETFQQPLAKDKVIKPEEMVPLSISSNCGSPSKFQNENSGSSALNHETAKKRHSMLNDISSPNTYGESDGGNAEDKADKVLGKRGCPRAVDGEHPAKSAMLTAPRELLNLGSSDQDRAGSMQSSGDLKDVPEDPVLESKEILMNSRHETKVILEEDGPASDSTIDNNDVYETIISIDDKGQAVYSFGRFDSSIIRIKNPEDGELFDQSQEGLVAAGVRMSELPLKDCAQGVKKKKADSSSFAESTRIRCDDCGFLADGLSGLNVHIAMKHPTKEKHFHCLLCGKSFYTESNLHQHLASAGHMRNEQASVEELPEGGATFKCVKCTEPFDSEQNLFLHIKGQHEELLREVNKYIVEDTEQINREREENQGNVCKYCGKMCRSSNSMAFLAHIRTHTGSKPFKCKICHFATAQLGDARNHVKRHLGMREYKCHVCGVAFVMKKHLNTHLLGKHGVGTPKERKFTCHLCDRSFTEKWALNNHMKLHTGEKPFKCTWPTCHYSFLTASAMKDHYRTHTGEKSFLCDLCGFAGGTRHALTKHRRQHTGEKPFKCDECNFASTTQSHLTRHKRVHTGEKPYRCPWCDYRSNCAENIRKHILHTGKHEGVKMYNCPKCDYGTNVPVEFRNHLKEQHPDIENPDLAYLHAGSNARPMM